From Pseudomonadales bacterium:
AACTCTTGCTGTCACTGTCACTGTCACTGTCACTGTCACTGTGATTACCTTAGCGCATTCATCTTACTGATATTAGCGCGGTGGCGATTATGGTGACTGTGTAAGGGCTGAATAACTCGCTTTATAAATATAGTCTTTACTGTGCGGAGGCAGATAATCGCTGGGGCCGAATAGAATTTTTAGCCATGTCAGTGGATCAGGGTTATGCCGTAATTCAAATAGCAGCTGAGCTGTGCCTGCTAAGGCTAATCGCAGTGGATTGGTCGACATCTCTTCTGGCTTAACGCCCGCTAAACCAACCGCTGGCTTGTGCGCCGATACCGGCACATAAGTGCCAAACACCCGATCCCAAATAAAGCATAAGCCGCCACCAATATTAATGAGGTTGCCGCGCGGACGATTGTGATTGACCTCAGCAGAATGATGTAAGTAGTGATACACCCCTTCTGAGGTAATGGTGCTTAAGACACGAATCGGCCACTGCTTTTGCGCCCAACTATAAAGCGCCGATTGATGACTCCAAAGGTTAGCGAAGGCCGAGAATAATTTGTAAATGATTAAGTACATCAGTAAGGAATCAGCGGTAATCAATTTGCCAATCAGTGAAAAAATCAGCACATAGGGTATGGCGGCAAAAATAAAAAACGGAAATGCATTAAACACCGCCTGCGTGCTTGGCTGAATCAGTTCGGGGGTCATATGATGCGTGCGGTGAAATAATAGCCATAAGATGCGGCTTTCATGCGCCAGGCGATGAAACCAATAATGGAAAAAACCGCCAAGCATTTGCAGCACGAGAAATGCCATCCAGGCAGGCATATCAATCAGCGTGGGTACTTGATTGGCCCAGTCACGCAATGCGCTGAGTAAACTTGCAAATGCCTGTATACCCTCAAGCACGCTATAGCCCATTAGCGGCGCAAATAATGCCGCGAAGCCCTGAATACTCCAAATGCCTACCGTACACACCGCATTCATCGCGAAGTAGGTAAACAGCAGCTGCACCGGAAACGGCTTACCGAGCGCTTTGGGATATAACCAATAGCCCAAAAACACAATCGCAGCGGTGAACAGGACATTGGCGCAGCACAGCAGTATGAAAGCATAATACAGCCAGCTTGAGCCACTGCCCTGCACTGTCTGCAACACGGATAAGAACGGGGTAAAATTTAAATCGTCACCAAGGCCTGGACCAAGGTAAGCAACGTACTGCATCAAACCTAAAAACGACACCGCGTATACCACAGCGAAAATAGCCACCACGGCAGTGGCGATCGGCTGATATTTATCATCAATGCAGAATTCATAAGAAAATAGTTTGCTGAACATTATAAGGTCCGGTCTATTGATCAAATTGCGGCATTATAACCCGAGCAAATGGCCAATATAATCGGATTTAAACCCTAATCCGTGATTATTGCTAAGTTATTGAATCCTAAACAACTGATGCTGAGCGCTAAGCTATTATCGCGCTCAATGTCGAATTTTTTAGCGTTAAACTCGCGCAGGGTTCGGGTTTTGTGCGCTCACTTGCATAATCTGCAAAATGGCTTGTTATAGTGTGTCTAGCCGCTAAGATTAAGACGTGTAAATAGACAACATCGCGCCATAGCCGTCAATGCGTGCTATGCGCAATTCGGTAAAGTGACTTACAGATTATCCTCAGGAACGAGAACCATGCCCGCAATGCAAAATATCAATCCACGTCGCACCTTAAGCTTACAGCTGCGCAAAAGCAGTAAAGCCTCAATCAGTTTGCTTATGATCGCGCTATTGAGCGTAGTTTTCTTGCTCAGCAGCTGCAGTAAAAAGGCTGACACAGCGGCGGCTTCTGACAAAGCCGGTAACAAGGCCACTGACCCTCAGCTGCTTTTGTTCTCAGGCGGCGACATTATCACCATGGAAACAGATCAGCCAAATGCTGAAGCGGTGGTGACTTCAGCCGAAAAAATCGTTTTTGTCGGCAAGCTAAATCAAGCTAAGCAGCAGTTTCCGAATGCCACCGCATTTGATCTCGCTGGCAAAACCCTGATGCCCGGCTTTATTGATCAACATTTGCACCCGTTTCTAGGGGCGCTAACCTTGCAAACGGTGGTGATTGCGCCCGAGCCCTGGGAATTGCCCGATA
This genomic window contains:
- a CDS encoding sterol desaturase family protein, whose translation is MFSKLFSYEFCIDDKYQPIATAVVAIFAVVYAVSFLGLMQYVAYLGPGLGDDLNFTPFLSVLQTVQGSGSSWLYYAFILLCCANVLFTAAIVFLGYWLYPKALGKPFPVQLLFTYFAMNAVCTVGIWSIQGFAALFAPLMGYSVLEGIQAFASLLSALRDWANQVPTLIDMPAWMAFLVLQMLGGFFHYWFHRLAHESRILWLLFHRTHHMTPELIQPSTQAVFNAFPFFIFAAIPYVLIFSLIGKLITADSLLMYLIIYKLFSAFANLWSHQSALYSWAQKQWPIRVLSTITSEGVYHYLHHSAEVNHNRPRGNLINIGGGLCFIWDRVFGTYVPVSAHKPAVGLAGVKPEEMSTNPLRLALAGTAQLLFELRHNPDPLTWLKILFGPSDYLPPHSKDYIYKASYSALTQSP